The genomic window AAATAATCGCCGCTTTGTAGCTAAGGGCTTCCATCGGTAAGAAAAAATCAACAATTTCTGATACTTGCTGGCGGAGTATAGGCGTGTAAATGCGGTTGAGGGCGATCGCCATCATTGCCTCTTCTTTGGGCGGACGACCGCTAAAAGTAGTCAAATAAATGGGGTTTTGGCGATGAGTCATACAGTGAAAACGCACTAAGGGCGAATCTTCCACGCCGCCGTAGTATCCCATATGATCCCCAAAAGGGCCATCGGGCATAACTTCCCCCGGTGTAATTGTCCCTTCTAAGACAAATTCTGAGTCGGCTGGCACTTCTAAGTCTACGGTTTTGCATTTTGCCAAATTGACCCCCGAACCGCCGTACAGCCCTGCAAATAGCCACTCGGAGAGGTCTACAGGAATGGGGGTAGCCGCCGCCATAATAATCATGGGATCGACTCCAAGAGCGATCGCAATTTCTAATTTTTTCCCTCTTTCGGCAGCTTTGCGTAAGTGTCTAGCACCACCTCGTACCGAAAGCCAATGAACGGTCATTGTATTGCGCGATTGCAGTTGCAGGCGATAAACTCCAACATTGGGCGTTCCGGTTTCGCAGTCTTTGGTAATTACTAAGCCCAAAGTAATAATTTTCCCCGCATCGCCGACGTAAGGACGAATTAAGGGGAGTCTCGTCAAATCTACATCGTCGCCTTGAATTACTACTTGCTGACAGGCGGGGAAAAAGTCGCGTCCCGGCTTTGCCTTAAGTACGTCAAATAACAACTTCCCAAACTCTACCGCCTGTCCGATTTTTTTGGGGGGTTTAGGTTGCTGGAGCATTCCTAGCTTTTTGCCTAAGTCTTCTAACTCCTCTGGCTGCTGCATATTCATCGACCAGCAAATCCGCTCTACTGTCCCCATCAAGTTTATAGCTACCGGGAAAGCTGCACCTTTAACGTTTTCAAATAATAACCCTGGCCCGCCTTGAGTCAGCATTCGGTTAGAAATCTCGGCAATTTCTAGCTCTGGATCAACTAAAGCACTAATTCGCTTTAACTGTCCGCGATCCTCTAGTTGTTTGATAAATCCCCGTAAATCTCTTGCCATTGTTTCTAGTGCGAAATTTTAAATAATGTTTAGCTGTATTTTTTATTATCAGTGCCTAATCGCAGGGATTGAAGGAGTTTTACGCCTGGTAAGACAAATAATCTTAAATAAAACTTTACCTTTTTAAATTATCGTAATAAATAACTTAGATTCGCAAGCAGCCGGAGAAACTTGGTATGCTAGTTTTTTCCTAAATTATGTCTAGAGTATATGACTTGTTTGTAGCCGGAGGTCCGGTAATGTACCCTTTGCTAGGCTTATCAATTGCTACTTTTGCTTGTGCTTTTGAGCGCGGCTGGTTTTGGTTTCAGTTAACTAGCCAAGAAGATCGAGTTGTAAATGATGTCCTAAAATCTGCTCCCAAAGATTTAGCCACCGCCGCTCAAATCGCTAAACAATTTCAAAGTTTGGCAATTGGTAGGTTTTTATTAGCACCGCTCAAACTCAATCTACCTAGCCCTGAGACTTTTCATTTAGCAATGGAAGCCGCCGCCGATAAAGAATTTGTACAGATGCGGAAAGGCGATAAGTTGCTAGAAACGGTAATTGCGATCGCGCCATTATTAGGTTTATTAGGTACAGTAACGGGTTTAATTACTACCTTTGGCAGTTTAAAAATTGGCGGTGGTGGTAGCAGTGCGGACGCAA from Synechocystis sp. PCC 7509 includes these protein-coding regions:
- a CDS encoding UbiD family decarboxylase, translating into MARDLRGFIKQLEDRGQLKRISALVDPELEIAEISNRMLTQGGPGLLFENVKGAAFPVAINLMGTVERICWSMNMQQPEELEDLGKKLGMLQQPKPPKKIGQAVEFGKLLFDVLKAKPGRDFFPACQQVVIQGDDVDLTRLPLIRPYVGDAGKIITLGLVITKDCETGTPNVGVYRLQLQSRNTMTVHWLSVRGGARHLRKAAERGKKLEIAIALGVDPMIIMAAATPIPVDLSEWLFAGLYGGSGVNLAKCKTVDLEVPADSEFVLEGTITPGEVMPDGPFGDHMGYYGGVEDSPLVRFHCMTHRQNPIYLTTFSGRPPKEEAMMAIALNRIYTPILRQQVSEIVDFFLPMEALSYKAAIISIDKAYPGQARRAALAFWSALPQFTYTKFVIVVDKDINIRDPRQVVWAISSKVDPTRDVFILPNTPFDTLDFASEKIGLGGRMGIDATTKIPPETDHDWGAALESDPDVAAMVERRWQEYGLADLNLGEVDPNLFGYDMR
- a CDS encoding MotA/TolQ/ExbB proton channel family protein, with amino-acid sequence MSRVYDLFVAGGPVMYPLLGLSIATFACAFERGWFWFQLTSQEDRVVNDVLKSAPKDLATAAQIAKQFQSLAIGRFLLAPLKLNLPSPETFHLAMEAAADKEFVQMRKGDKLLETVIAIAPLLGLLGTVTGLITTFGSLKIGGGGSSADATRAAAGIGEALIATATGMIVAIIALFFFRIFVSLQSQQMDYFSRVGSDLELIYRQVWYEPSQAAIPQRFMEQDSN